Proteins from a single region of Mucilaginibacter daejeonensis:
- the rfbC gene encoding dTDP-4-dehydrorhamnose 3,5-epimerase gives MKVTTTAIEGLLIIEPRIFPDDRGYFFESYNKKKFEDAGIIADFVQDNQSFSQKGTLRGMHAQAPPFAQGKLVRVIQGRVLDIAVDIRKDSPTYGQHVSVELSSENQLQFWVPPGFLHGFVTLEDDTIFTYKVTNYYDKDSEIGVLWNDPTLALGWGVNETEVLLSPKDELLQKFDDFVSPF, from the coding sequence ATGAAAGTTACAACTACCGCTATTGAAGGTCTTTTGATCATTGAGCCGCGCATCTTCCCGGATGACCGTGGTTATTTTTTTGAAAGCTACAACAAGAAGAAATTTGAGGACGCCGGAATCATTGCCGACTTTGTTCAGGATAACCAATCCTTTTCGCAAAAGGGAACTCTGAGGGGCATGCATGCACAAGCGCCACCTTTTGCTCAGGGTAAATTGGTAAGAGTAATCCAGGGCCGAGTGCTTGACATCGCGGTGGACATTCGCAAAGATTCGCCTACTTACGGTCAGCATGTATCGGTTGAATTAAGTAGCGAGAATCAATTGCAGTTCTGGGTCCCGCCTGGTTTTTTACATGGCTTTGTGACCCTTGAGGACGATACGATCTTTACCTACAAAGTGACCAACTATTACGATAAAGACTCGGAGATAGGTGTGCTTTGGAACGACCCTACCTTAGCCTTAGGCTGGGGCGTTAACGAGACCGAAGTATTGCTATCGCCTAAAGATGAACTGCTTCAAAAATTTGACGATTTCGTTAGTCCGTTCTAA
- a CDS encoding DUF4286 family protein has protein sequence MIIYNETFVVEASAGAEWLHWMQTQHIPAALATGCFDNHQILEVLDSPNEGVTYCIQYSTDSIDRYHQFKEQHLHQLHTRHHQQFENRYVLFNSLMQHIITP, from the coding sequence ATGATCATATACAATGAAACATTTGTTGTTGAGGCCTCAGCAGGTGCCGAGTGGCTGCACTGGATGCAAACTCAACACATACCCGCCGCATTAGCTACCGGCTGCTTTGATAACCACCAGATATTAGAGGTGCTGGACTCACCCAACGAGGGCGTGACCTACTGTATACAGTACAGCACCGATAGCATTGACCGCTATCATCAATTTAAAGAACAGCATCTTCACCAGCTGCACACCCGTCATCATCAGCAATTTGAGAATCGTTACGTGCTGTTCAACAGCCTGATGCAACATATTATCACACCATGA
- a CDS encoding tetratricopeptide repeat protein — translation MKYIFLLLISVTLSTRLSAQDNDLQLARQYTQTGETQKAADIYQRLYRQDNEAFFQPYADVLISLKKLDEAENITKKILRKHPAESQYAIMLGKIYTEQGHPEKASEVYAELVKKLPPDPASISSLATQFYQVGDIDQATNILKEGRKLLRNDRLFAMELISLYRMKRDKPGVTDEYLNFLPDNPVYLNQAENVLASLYEGTADYDLLRSALLRRLQKDPQQIVYSGLLTWLYLQQKEFDQALNQAMALDRRQHKGSGNDVFELCRVLAANEAYDTSIRGYEYLLTRNKPTDDLYIPTKIELVNVKASKITSGKYTQADLLSLEKDYQALLNEFGKNAGTAFAMQKLANLQAFKLHKLNDAQKLLEEAMGITNMRPQLYANCKLDLGDVYLMNGLPWEATLIYSQVEKANAGTPIAQDANYRNAKLAYYTGDLQYAKAQLNVLKAATSQLIANDALNLSLLISDQLAVDTAGKALKQYARADLEIFKERPEKAMMILDSIDQKYPGDPLSDDIMMAKARIYLQQKNYPLAITQLKRIVADHPNDLWADDAIYMLGTIYEDQLHEPATAKDYFQKIITDHPGSIWIGEARKHFRSLRGDKPDTSP, via the coding sequence ATGAAGTACATTTTTCTGCTATTGATATCGGTTACTTTAAGCACCCGGCTTTCAGCGCAGGACAATGACCTGCAGCTGGCCCGGCAATATACCCAAACGGGCGAGACACAAAAAGCGGCCGACATCTATCAGCGCCTGTATCGTCAAGACAACGAAGCTTTTTTTCAACCTTATGCCGACGTACTGATCAGCCTCAAAAAACTCGACGAGGCCGAGAACATCACTAAAAAGATACTGCGTAAACATCCTGCCGAGTCACAATATGCGATCATGCTGGGCAAGATCTACACGGAACAGGGTCATCCCGAAAAAGCCTCCGAGGTTTATGCCGAACTGGTCAAAAAGTTACCGCCTGACCCGGCCTCCATCAGTAGCCTGGCCACACAATTTTACCAGGTGGGAGATATTGATCAGGCTACTAACATACTGAAAGAAGGGCGTAAGCTCTTACGTAACGACCGCCTTTTTGCCATGGAGCTGATCAGTCTTTACCGCATGAAGCGCGATAAGCCTGGCGTTACCGATGAGTACCTGAATTTTTTACCCGATAATCCGGTCTATCTGAACCAGGCCGAGAACGTATTGGCCAGTTTGTACGAAGGCACGGCCGACTATGACCTGCTCCGCTCAGCATTATTGAGGCGTTTACAAAAAGACCCGCAGCAGATCGTTTACTCGGGATTACTGACGTGGTTATATCTGCAACAAAAAGAATTTGACCAGGCTTTGAACCAAGCCATGGCACTCGATCGCCGACAGCATAAAGGTAGCGGTAATGATGTTTTTGAACTATGCCGCGTACTGGCCGCCAACGAAGCTTATGATACGTCCATTCGAGGATATGAATACCTGCTTACCCGTAACAAGCCTACCGACGACCTGTACATCCCGACCAAGATAGAGCTGGTGAATGTGAAGGCATCGAAGATCACCTCGGGAAAGTACACCCAAGCCGACCTGCTCAGTCTTGAAAAGGATTACCAGGCTTTACTTAATGAGTTCGGTAAGAATGCCGGTACCGCATTCGCTATGCAAAAACTGGCCAACCTGCAGGCTTTCAAGCTGCATAAACTGAATGATGCACAAAAGCTGTTGGAAGAAGCGATGGGAATCACTAATATGCGCCCGCAGTTGTACGCTAACTGCAAATTAGACCTGGGCGACGTTTACCTGATGAACGGACTACCGTGGGAAGCTACACTGATCTACAGTCAGGTAGAAAAAGCCAATGCAGGTACGCCTATAGCGCAAGATGCTAATTACCGGAACGCCAAGCTTGCTTATTATACCGGAGACCTGCAATATGCCAAAGCCCAATTGAACGTGCTAAAAGCGGCCACCTCGCAACTGATCGCTAATGATGCACTAAACCTTTCGCTGCTGATCAGTGACCAATTGGCTGTTGATACGGCTGGCAAAGCGCTCAAGCAGTACGCCCGTGCCGACCTGGAGATATTCAAGGAACGACCAGAAAAGGCCATGATGATCCTTGACAGCATCGATCAAAAATATCCTGGCGACCCATTGAGCGATGATATCATGATGGCCAAAGCGCGCATCTATCTTCAGCAAAAAAATTATCCGTTGGCAATAACGCAACTTAAACGCATCGTGGCCGACCACCCGAATGATCTATGGGCCGATGATGCGATCTATATGCTCGGTACCATTTACGAGGATCAGTTGCATGAGCCCGCTACCGCGAAAGATTATTTTCAAAAGATCATTACTGATCACCCGGGTAGCATATGGATCGGTGAGGCGCGTAAACATTTTCGGTCTTTGCGTGGCGATAAGCCCGATACCTCCCCATAA
- a CDS encoding alpha/beta hydrolase family protein, whose amino-acid sequence MFNRSKLLFFLILIPVFFACNHNEQKLIPISDLFKTPGKSFFKISPDGKYLSYLKPYKDKQNLFIQSIADGKERMATSFTDNSVREYFWTFNDQLVFNQDLSDVEEFKLYALDVKTLHIRTLMSQPAKTRMRMLNRNRLQPYMVTISMNKRNQGVFDVYHLDLRTGELTLYIANPGNITDWYSDSDGKIRLAKASDGVDETILFRKSDNAPFKPIIKNNFKNKVDPVAFTDKADVFYAQSNIGRDKMALVQINALTGKEEKVVYASPQVDITEVGYSRNRRTLEYAAWEDDKPHKKFLNADLEQVYTDMKAKLNNSVIKFIDRDTAETRYLINAYTDRDPGTYYLYERKLRKLSQLSNLNNNVRAADLCPMKPVAYKAADGTLIHGYLTLPLGKKHNDLPLVVMPHDGPADRNHWGYNAEVQFLANRGYAVFQTNYRGSTGYGKAFFSAGFKQVGGKIQSDIKDGVQWLIKQKIADPKRIAIMGYRFGGFSALYGLSFYPKLYSCAVVQSGLINYFTYLKDIPPFFKPRLQMTYEMVGNPETDADQFRAISPVFHADKIKDPLIIFQGGKDQRANISELNQFVRELQKRNVPVKYVLKENERNYFRSEHNRMDMYTEIEKFLETNLKAKH is encoded by the coding sequence ATGTTTAACCGTTCGAAGCTCCTGTTTTTTCTGATACTGATACCTGTATTTTTTGCCTGTAACCATAACGAGCAAAAACTCATTCCTATAAGTGACCTGTTCAAAACCCCCGGAAAAAGTTTCTTCAAGATATCGCCTGATGGTAAATACCTTTCTTACCTGAAACCTTACAAGGATAAACAGAACCTTTTCATACAATCCATTGCCGATGGTAAGGAGCGGATGGCCACCTCCTTTACCGATAATTCGGTACGCGAATATTTCTGGACCTTTAACGATCAGCTAGTATTCAACCAGGACCTTTCAGACGTAGAAGAGTTTAAGCTCTACGCACTTGATGTGAAGACGTTGCATATCCGTACGCTTATGAGCCAGCCGGCCAAGACCCGTATGCGCATGCTCAACCGCAACCGGCTCCAGCCCTATATGGTGACCATAAGCATGAACAAACGCAACCAGGGCGTATTTGATGTGTATCACCTTGACCTGCGCACAGGTGAACTTACTTTGTACATAGCCAACCCGGGTAACATCACCGACTGGTACTCCGACAGTGATGGAAAGATCCGCCTGGCCAAGGCATCTGATGGGGTCGATGAGACCATTTTATTCCGCAAGAGCGATAACGCGCCGTTCAAGCCGATCATCAAAAATAACTTTAAGAATAAGGTAGATCCTGTAGCATTTACCGATAAAGCTGATGTTTTTTATGCTCAATCCAACATCGGGCGCGATAAGATGGCTTTGGTGCAGATCAACGCGCTGACCGGTAAGGAAGAGAAGGTGGTCTATGCCAGTCCGCAGGTGGATATAACCGAAGTAGGTTACTCACGTAATAGGCGTACATTGGAATATGCGGCTTGGGAAGATGACAAGCCACATAAGAAGTTCTTGAACGCTGACCTTGAACAGGTGTATACCGATATGAAGGCCAAGCTAAATAACAGTGTCATCAAATTTATTGACCGCGATACTGCCGAGACCCGCTACCTGATCAATGCCTACACTGACCGTGATCCTGGCACTTATTACCTGTATGAGCGAAAACTGCGGAAGCTATCACAGCTAAGCAATCTGAACAATAACGTGCGTGCGGCCGACCTGTGCCCCATGAAGCCGGTAGCATATAAAGCGGCCGACGGTACGCTCATACATGGATACCTGACCTTGCCATTAGGCAAAAAGCATAACGACCTGCCACTGGTGGTGATGCCACATGATGGCCCTGCCGATCGCAACCACTGGGGCTACAATGCCGAAGTACAATTTTTAGCGAATAGGGGATATGCAGTGTTCCAAACCAATTACCGTGGTTCTACTGGCTACGGTAAGGCCTTTTTCAGTGCCGGATTTAAGCAGGTAGGTGGCAAGATACAAAGCGACATCAAGGACGGCGTGCAATGGCTGATCAAACAAAAGATAGCCGACCCTAAACGTATCGCTATCATGGGGTATCGTTTTGGCGGGTTCTCCGCCTTGTACGGACTATCGTTCTATCCAAAGCTATATAGCTGTGCTGTGGTACAATCGGGCCTGATCAATTACTTTACTTATCTAAAGGATATACCGCCTTTTTTTAAACCTCGTTTGCAAATGACCTACGAGATGGTCGGTAACCCGGAAACGGACGCCGATCAATTCAGGGCTATATCGCCGGTGTTTCATGCTGATAAGATCAAAGATCCGCTGATCATCTTTCAGGGTGGCAAGGATCAGCGTGCTAACATCAGCGAGCTTAATCAATTCGTGCGAGAACTACAAAAACGGAACGTGCCGGTGAAATATGTGCTGAAGGAAAATGAGCGCAACTATTTCAGGAGCGAACATAACCGGATGGACATGTATACCGAGATAGAAAAGTTTTTGGAGACCAACCTAAAGGCTAAACACTGA